A stretch of DNA from Candidatus Polarisedimenticolia bacterium:
AGGAGTACAGCGACCTCCTGCGCGGGCGCCTCCCGGAGATGCGCAATCTGAGCGCCGGGATCGGCACGCTCGACGTCCTGTCCGCGAAGGCGCGATTGGCGCGGAAGTTCCGCGCCCGGCCGGCGGCGCCGTCCCCCTCGGGCGACATGCGCCTCGAGGGCGCCCGCCACCCCCTCCTCGAGCTGTCGCTCCGATCGCAGGGACTCCCCATCATGCCGCTCGACCTCGCGATTCCCGCAGGGACGCGGGTCCTGGTGATCAGCGGCCCCAACACCGGCGGCAAGACGGTCGCCCTGAAGACCGCCGGCCTCCTCGCTCTGATGTTTCAGTCGGGGATATCCGTGCCGGCGGACAGCGCCCTCCTGCCGATCTTCCGCGGCGTCTTCATCGACATCGGTGATCGCCAGTCGATCCCGGATCGGCTGAGCACCTTCTCGGCCCGCATGACGAATATCGCCGGGATCGCGGACCAGCTGGCCTCTCCTGCGCTGGTCCTTCTGGACGAGGTCGGCACCGGGACCGATCCCGAGGACGGCGTCGCCCTGGCGACCGCCATCGTGGACTATCTGCGCGATCAGGGCGCCCTGGTGATCGCCACCACACACCTGGAAGCCCTCAAGGCGTACGCCGCCACCACCGCGGGATGCGCCAATGCCGCCATGCACTTCGACGAGTCGAGCTCCACCCCGACCTACCGCCTGATCCCCGGCATTCCAGGCCGCAGCGGCGGCCTGGAGGTCGCCGCGCGGCTCGGCCTTCCGGACGCGATTCTCAGGGAGGCGCGCGCCCGACGCGGTCATGCGGGCGAGAGGATTTCAGGTTACCTCACCCGGCTGCAGGCGATGGCCCAGGAGCTGGAGAGCCGACTGGCGGAGGCGCGGGAGGAGAGGCAGCGGCTCGACCGGGAGCGGGCGCAGATGACCGCCGAGATGGCCTCCAGGGAGGCGACCCGCCGCGACGCGGTGGCCGCCGAAATCGAGACGGCGCTCAAGGCCATGCGGCAGGAGGGGGAGACGTATCTGACGGCCATCAAGGACCGGAAGCTCGCGGCGGTCCTCAGGCGCCAGGAGCTGAAGGCGTCCGCCGCTCTGCGGGCCAGGGCGCGCACCCTGATCCGTCAGGCGACCGGCCGCGTCATGCCGCCTTCGAGGCCGGCGACGACCCTGGCTCCCGGCACGCCGGTTCTCGTCGAGGGCCTGGGGCTGCGCGGCACGCTGGAGGCGGTGCGCGGCGACCGGGCCGTCGTCGTGGTGCGCGGAATGCGGACGACGGTGGCCCTTGCCGATTGCCGGCCGGAGTCTCCCAAGAGCGACCCGGCCGATCGTGCGTCCCGCCTGCCGGCCGGGGTCACGCTGGCACGGAAGCCCGGTGCGGACGCGCAGGCCGAGATCCGAATCCTGGGTCTCACCGTGGACGAGGGACTCGCCCTCGTGGACAAATACCTCGACGACGTCTACCTGGAAGGACTGACTCCGATCCGCATCGTCCACGGCGTCGGATCGGGACGCTTGAAGCGGGCGGTCGCCGATCTCCTGGCCCGCCATCCGCACGTCGAGACCTTCGCCAGCGCTCCGTCCAACGAGGGGGGCCCCGGCGTCACGATCGTGGAGCTCCGGGTCTAGGGAACTGGATCAGCGAATTCCCCAGTCCGCGTCGACGGCAGTCCGGTCCGCCGACGGGTCCAGAACCCTCGAGCCCCCGCCCTCGATGGCGCATCCAAGCGACCAGGAGCGCGGTCTCGCCTCCGATGCGTCGAAGGCGACGACCCGGTAGCGTCCGGGCGCCACATCCTCAAAAGCGAAGCTCCCGTTCCCGTCGGAAATGGCGCGGGACACGGCGTGCTTCTGGAAGATCGCCTCGGCCCGACCGCGGCACTCCTCGACCACTCTCCGTCGTTCCGCCTCGGCGTCCTTCAGCCGTCGCTGGACCGCGTCATTCCGGGTGGTGGCGTCCCTGAAATTGTTCGACGAATTGAGCGCTCTCCGCAGATCCTCGTTGAGGACCTCGATCCGCCGATCCGCCTCCTTCACGCTGTCGCCGCATTCCTCGCCGCCCTTTCGGTGCTCGGCATCGAGCGCGGGGCTCTCCCGGGCCAGGAGCACCAGCAGTCCCGCTCCGGGCGCGCCTCCTGTCCGGATGTCGGGCCCCAGCACGCCGACGATCCGCGCGCCGCCGGTCGCTGCCGGCGCGGAGGCGGATCCCTGCGACGCGCCTCTTCCCTCCGCCGATCCGGGCACGGCCATCATCCAACCCTCCAGCCTCACGCGCCGCCAGCCTTCCTTCTCCTCCAGAACCGTCACGCTGGCGTCTCCGCGCACGGTCGCGAGCCAGCTTCCCTTCGGGAGATCGAGCAGCACGAGGTCGGCCGTCTCTCCGCCGGTGGCGGCAGCCTCGAGACCGAACAGCGTCAGGGCCAACAGGCTCAGCGGCAGCACGCGCTTCATGTTCTGGTTCTCCGGATCGGTGTGGCGAACGCGTCCGGTCCCGATCGTGGCCGGCGCGTGTTTCATTTCCGTATCCGCGGCTCCTCGTCTTGATCGCGGCGACGGCGTCCCTATATTCGCAGAAGCGCGGCCCGACGCCGCGGAGGACGTCGTGCTCAAGTCCAAGGTCATTCAGACTATTGTCGAAGCGTGCCGGCAATCGGAGCCTCGCGCCAAGAGCGGCGCCGCGACTGCGGGCTCCCGCTCGCCGGCCGCAGGGGGAGGGGTGGCGGGTCCGGCGCCTCCTGCGCGACGCGGCCGTCAGGCTGCCACCGGCCGCGACCCCCGACTCGGACAGAGCACACGGCCCCGGCGCTCCGCCTCGGGCCGGCGCCGAACCTAGGAGCCTGTCCGCGAACCGCGCCGGCTCCCGGGAACCCGACCGAGGACCCGGCGGGGCCGATCGCGTTCCTCTCAGTGATCCTGGTCACCGTCCGGAGGCGTGTACGTCTTCACCCACTCGGGAGCGGGGTCGTACGGCGTCTGGGCCTTCGGGCCTTCCGCCTCCATCTGCGCGATCTCGCGCTCCTTCTGGCGAATCTCCACCAGGCTGCGATCGAACGTGTCGACGGTGGCCGCGTGCGCCGCGGCCAGTTCCAGCCTCTTGATCTTTTCCTGCAGGAGCGTGATCTCGATGTTGCGCTCCTCCACTTCGATCTCCGCCTCCCGCATGTGCTTGCGCAGGAACTGGATCTCGCGGACGGCGCGCGAGCGCAGCGCCTGGTAGCGCTCCTCGGCGCGGCGCAGGTCTTCCTCCCGGCTCTCCGCGGCGGCCTTGTACTCGAAGAGCTTCTGGCCTCCGGCCCGGATCATCCCGTACTGGACCAGGATCTGCTCGTGCTTCATGAGCAGGTCGTTGAACAGGGACACGGGGACCACGGCCTCCTTCGGCTCCGACACCAGGGCGGCCTGGACGGACGAGGCCGTCCGCACGGGGAGATCCGACTGCGCGGCCAATCCCAAAGACAGCAGATCCTCCCGCCGGATCTTGTACTCCTCTCCGAATTTTCCGAGTTCCTTGTCGGCTTTCAGGCGACCGGAGCGGATGTACCGGCGGATGGTGGCGGGCGTTCTGCCGACCAGCTGGGAGGCCTCGCGGATCGTCAGGAGCATGACCCTCGCTCACCCGTATCGAGGTGTCCCGCGATCAGGCGCGGCCGGGACGACCGTTGCGATTTATACCAGAATCGTCCTCGCGATCGCAAGCGATCAGGACTCATGAAGCATGAGGAGGAACCCGACGGCGCCGACCAGGGCGCCGCTGATCAGGTCGCCGTACCGGGTGAAGAAGGGCAGCTCGATCCGACGCATGCCGCGCATGGCGACGATCGTCACCCCGACCATGGTCGCGATGGTGCACAGCGCGAACCCCAGCGCCGCCGCCAGGACGGCCCCCGTGCCGGCCGCCGAGGCGGCGAACAGGATCGGCACCAGGAGCGCGCACGGGCTGATGCCGATGACCAGGACGAGCGCCCCGGCCGTCAGGGCGCCGTGAAACCAACGCTCCAGCAGGTGGCCGTGCACGTGGATGTGCCCGCCGGCCGCCTCCGTCTTCTCCCGACTCGGGCCGGCCGTCGCATGGACCCGCGCCTCCCTGAAGTGGCGAAAGACGCCGTACGCCAGCCCGAACACCGCCAGCAGGAGACCTCCCACGAAGCCCAGGGAGTGCCCGGTCCACTCCGCCAGCCTCTGGACGGACGCGGATCCGACAAAAATTGTCAGACCCCCTGCCACGACGGTCACCAGGACGTGCAGGACCCCCGCGAGACCTGTCAGCGTGGCGGCCCGCCGCTCGCTCCAGCCCTGCGCGCGCGCCATGAGAACGAAAGGAAGCCAGTGGTCCGGAATGAGGGCGTGGATGATGGCGGTGCTGCAGGACGACAGGAACAGAAGGAACGCCGTGCTGGTCACACGCCCTCTCTGGGAGACTGAACGGAGGACGACCGGCCTTCCCCCTGGCGGAGCCGGCGGATTATAGCACCGGCTTCCGGCTGTCTGTCGGCGGGCTGACGGCCGCCCGGATGGTCCCGGCGCGGACTGTAGTCCGCACCCAGAGGTCCACTGAAACCCTTGTAGGCCTTGACTTCCAGCCGGATGGTCGTAGTTTTCGGCATGCGCCATTTCCAGGATGGACCCGATCACTCGGGACGGCGCCTGAGCCGCCTGGGACGGGCTTCGGCCCTCGTCATGGCGGGGTGGGTGCTCGCCTTCTCCGGCCGGGCGTCCGCGTCGAGCCTGCCGGAGCCCATCGACGTCACGGGCGATCGTTCGGGGATGGCCCCGGCGACCGCCACCTTCACGGCTCCCGCACACATTCTCCCGACGTCGTTCACTCTTCCCATCCCGGCGATCTCGCGCCTCGAGGCGGGACGGACGCTGATCCAGTCGTCCGATTTCACCCTGTCGTCCATGGACAAGCACCGGGAGCCCGGCGAGTTCACTGCATTGGGATTTTCGGGGCGGCTCATGGCGCGAATGCAGCGGGAGGCGCTGCGGTATCGACGCCAGAACATGTCGGACGTGACGGCGGTCCCCGACAGGGTCTTCGAGGACCTGGATTCGGACGCTCTCAAGCGGCGGAGCCACGAGGCGTCGCGCATCGTGACCCGATCCGTTCGCCGGGCCTTGGACGTGGAGCTCGAGCGTCTGGCCAGGACCTCGCTCGGCCTTGGCCGGACCATCGACCTGCTCGGGAGCCTCTCATCCCGAGGCACGCGCTCCCGTCCGCCCGCCAGCCCGGAAAGCACGCAAGCGGGCATGTCCCCCTCCGTTCCGGGAGCGGCCGATGGGGGATGGCGTGGTGGAATCGGGATGCGTCTCGACGCGCACCCCGCCCTCCTGATGCGCGCCGAAGCGTCCCGTCTCTCCGGGCGGCTGGAGATTCCGGTGCGCAACGAGCCGATCCGCCTCTCTCTCGACTGTCCGCTCGGGTCGCGCGGGCGCGCGGTGCTGTCCTCCGGAATGCCCCGCGACGGACAGGGCTGGGCCACCGTCATGCTCAACTTCAGCTTCTAGATTCCCCGCCGCGCCGCCGCCCGGCGGTGTCAGCCATTGACGAGGCGGGCCCCCAGCGCATCGAGCAGCGCCTTGGCCTTGTCGAGCGTCTCCCGATACTCTGTTTCCGGCTGGGAATCGGCCACCACGGCCCCCCCGACTCGCAGGTGCGCCCGGCCCGCTGCACACACCAGGGTTCTTATGACAATGTTGAAGTCCATGCCTCCGTCGAGCGACAGATAGCCGATGCCGCCCGAGTAGATCCCCCGCTCCTCCCCCTCCAGCTCGTCGATGATCTCCATCGCGCGCACCTTGGGGGCGCCGGTCATGGATCCTCCCGGAAAGAGCGCCTTCAGGACATCGACGCGATCCGCGTCCGGTCGCAGGCCCCCGGAGACGGACGAGACCAGGTGGTGCACGGTGGCGAACGATTCCAGGGCGCACAGCTTCTCGACGCGCACGCTCCCCGTCTCGCAGACCCGACCCAGATCGTTCCGGACCAGATCGGCAATCATCACGTTTTCGGCGCGGTCCTTGGCGCTCAGCGACAGCTCGCGGGACAGGCGCGCATCCTGTTCCGGCGTGAGGCCACGGGGACGCGTGCCCTTGATCGGGCTGCTCCGGACGCGGCTTCCCTGGAGCGCCACGAAACGCTCCGGCGAGGCCGACACCACCTGGAAAGGACCCGCGTCCAGGTAGGCGGAGAAGGGGGCCGGATTGCATCGGGCCAGATCGGCGAACAGGTCGGCGGGGTCGCCATCGAAGGGGCACTCGATGCGATGCGACAGATTGACCTGGTACAGATCGCCCGCACCGATGTACTCGAGCGCCCGGGCGACGGTCGCGAGGTAGGCCTTTCTGTCCGTCTTCAGACGGGCGTTTCGGCGGGCACCCTCCCCGCCTCCCCGGGACCCCGGCGCGCGCTCCGGGGCGTGGGCGCGCCCGGGCTCTCCGACCGGGGCCGGGCCCGACATGACGCGTCGCATCTCCTCGAGGCCGGACGCGGCGCGCGCTTCCCGTTCGCGCTCGCCGGCGGCCCCGAGGCCCGTGGCGACCAGGACGACGCGTCGTTCCCGATGATCGAAGACCAGGGCGCGATCGTAGAGCCCAAACCATGCATCCGGCTGGCCAAGGGGATCGGGGGGCGCGCACGGCAGGCGCTCCACGGCGCGCCTCAGACCGTAGCCGAGGTAGCCGATCGCGCCGCCCGCGAAAGGCACTCCCGGTGCGGCTCGCTGCAACGCCCCCGCCGGGGCGAGCGCGCGCAGGAAATCGAACGGATCGCTCACGGCGCGCCGATCGATCCGCTCCTCACCGTCCAGGACCCGGGCCAGTGTCGCTTCGCCGCCCCGCAGCGTGGCGACGAGGAGGGGATCCCACGCCAGGATCGAGTGGTGTGATTCGGGATGGTCCTCGAGGCCGCTCAGGAGCAGGACCGGGTTCCTGCGCCGGCGGACACGCAGGAGCGCCTCCACGGGGTCGATGAAGCGCGGCAGGAACTCCACGACCGCCCGCGGCGGGGGGGACACCGGGAGGAGCGCTCCGGTCATGATCGGGCCGTCCCGCCCGCGGCGGCCGCCGCGGTGGCGCATTCGCGCCGCAGCACGTCCCGGTAGCGCTCGAGGAGATCGCGCGCCACGGCGCCGGGGATTCCGCCTCCGACCGGCCGGCCTTCCACCCGGACCACCGGCAGCACCTCCCAGGACGTGTTGGTGAGAAACACCTCGTCCGCGGCGAAGAGCCGGCGGGACGGAAGAGGCTCTTCGGTGACCTCGATCGAGGCGGCTCGCGCGATCTCGATCACCGCTTCCCGGGTGATTCCCGGCAGCCCGCCCGACGGAGCCGGAGGGGTCCGGAGCCGCCCCCCCTCCACCAGAAACACGTTGCTCACGGTCCCTTCCGTGAGGTTCCCCAGACCGTCGAGAAGAATCGCCTCGAAGGCTCCCCGATTGCGCGCTTCACGCCGCGCCAGGACGGAGCCCAGGCGCGAGGTCGACTTGATCTGCGGGTCGAGCGCTTCGGGGGGAATCTGACGCCGGGACGGAATGGCGGCCGTCACCCCCTCGCGATGCAGCGCCGGGTCGAGCCCGCCGAAGCCCGACGACGAGATCACCACGGTCGCGGGACCGTCCGCCTCGACGTACTCGCCGGGGCGGCCGGCGCCTCGCGTCACGGTCACCCGGATGCGCGCATCCCGCAGACGATTCGCTTCCAGCAGGTCGCCCACGGCCGCCGCCAGACCGGAAAGCGCGACCGGTAGATCGAGGCCGATCCCGTCCGCGGAGCGTCGCAGTCGCTGCAGGTGACGGTCGAGGCGGAAGACGCCGCCCCCCACGGCACGCAACGATTCGAACACGCCGTCGCCGTAAAGAAAGCTGCGATCGAACACCGAGACCCGTGCCTCGCTGTCCGCCACGAGACGACCGTTCAGATGAACCCACAAGGGATCACACCCATCCTTCGCGCCGGTCGTCCCGATTTTCGGGCCCGCCGTCAGGCCCGCGGGGCGGTCGCCCGGGACGCGGCCGGTCGCACGGGGAGGGGTGACGGGGCGCGCGGTCCGGAGGGAGGGAATCCCGCCGCATCCACGCGATTGTAGAGCGAATCTCGCTCCACGGGAATCCGTCCCGCCTCCTCGATGAGAGCGACCATCTGGGGCACGCTGATCATCTGCGGGGAGGTGGAGCCCGCACGGTGGTAGATCTCCTCGGTCACGACCGTCCCGTC
This window harbors:
- a CDS encoding endonuclease MutS2 — protein: MRGLIENVLLALEFDQVLGLLARETATPPGTALALALKPSYDPATVERENRLAAAMAGYSESRGALPFGVVPDPTPMLSRLEIEGSVLGPLEVFDLVTLMKAGRSLKSALTEARAEYPVLLEIARDLPDLGNLVRFLDGKVAATGEIEDGASDELRAVRQEIRRRNERLKAALDAIVGRPEVARALQDTFISIRSDRHVIPIRAESQATLAGIVHGVSGSGATVFIEPIETVELNNEIVTLRDREAAEVQRLLQEYSDLLRGRLPEMRNLSAGIGTLDVLSAKARLARKFRARPAAPSPSGDMRLEGARHPLLELSLRSQGLPIMPLDLAIPAGTRVLVISGPNTGGKTVALKTAGLLALMFQSGISVPADSALLPIFRGVFIDIGDRQSIPDRLSTFSARMTNIAGIADQLASPALVLLDEVGTGTDPEDGVALATAIVDYLRDQGALVIATTHLEALKAYAATTAGCANAAMHFDESSSTPTYRLIPGIPGRSGGLEVAARLGLPDAILREARARRGHAGERISGYLTRLQAMAQELESRLAEAREERQRLDRERAQMTAEMASREATRRDAVAAEIETALKAMRQEGETYLTAIKDRKLAAVLRRQELKASAALRARARTLIRQATGRVMPPSRPATTLAPGTPVLVEGLGLRGTLEAVRGDRAVVVVRGMRTTVALADCRPESPKSDPADRASRLPAGVTLARKPGADAQAEIRILGLTVDEGLALVDKYLDDVYLEGLTPIRIVHGVGSGRLKRAVADLLARHPHVETFASAPSNEGGPGVTIVELRV
- a CDS encoding helix-turn-helix domain-containing protein, giving the protein MLLTIREASQLVGRTPATIRRYIRSGRLKADKELGKFGEEYKIRREDLLSLGLAAQSDLPVRTASSVQAALVSEPKEAVVPVSLFNDLLMKHEQILVQYGMIRAGGQKLFEYKAAAESREEDLRRAEERYQALRSRAVREIQFLRKHMREAEIEVEERNIEITLLQEKIKRLELAAAHAATVDTFDRSLVEIRQKEREIAQMEAEGPKAQTPYDPAPEWVKTYTPPDGDQDH
- the pabB gene encoding aminodeoxychorismate synthase component I, giving the protein MTGALLPVSPPPRAVVEFLPRFIDPVEALLRVRRRRNPVLLLSGLEDHPESHHSILAWDPLLVATLRGGEATLARVLDGEERIDRRAVSDPFDFLRALAPAGALQRAAPGVPFAGGAIGYLGYGLRRAVERLPCAPPDPLGQPDAWFGLYDRALVFDHRERRVVLVATGLGAAGEREREARAASGLEEMRRVMSGPAPVGEPGRAHAPERAPGSRGGGEGARRNARLKTDRKAYLATVARALEYIGAGDLYQVNLSHRIECPFDGDPADLFADLARCNPAPFSAYLDAGPFQVVSASPERFVALQGSRVRSSPIKGTRPRGLTPEQDARLSRELSLSAKDRAENVMIADLVRNDLGRVCETGSVRVEKLCALESFATVHHLVSSVSGGLRPDADRVDVLKALFPGGSMTGAPKVRAMEIIDELEGEERGIYSGGIGYLSLDGGMDFNIVIRTLVCAAGRAHLRVGGAVVADSQPETEYRETLDKAKALLDALGARLVNG
- a CDS encoding aminotransferase class IV, with translation MWVHLNGRLVADSEARVSVFDRSFLYGDGVFESLRAVGGGVFRLDRHLQRLRRSADGIGLDLPVALSGLAAAVGDLLEANRLRDARIRVTVTRGAGRPGEYVEADGPATVVISSSGFGGLDPALHREGVTAAIPSRRQIPPEALDPQIKSTSRLGSVLARREARNRGAFEAILLDGLGNLTEGTVSNVFLVEGGRLRTPPAPSGGLPGITREAVIEIARAASIEVTEEPLPSRRLFAADEVFLTNTSWEVLPVVRVEGRPVGGGIPGAVARDLLERYRDVLRRECATAAAAAGGTARS